The Zygosaccharomyces rouxii strain CBS732 chromosome G complete sequence genome contains a region encoding:
- the ORC6 gene encoding origin recognition complex subunit 6 (similar to uniprot|P38826 Saccharomyces cerevisiae YHR118C ORC6 Subunit of the origin recognition complex which directs DNA replication by binding to replication origins and is also involved in transcriptional silencing may be phosphorylated by Cdc28p): protein MSNHQIQRCIRDILGINQEEKLDWSQSHFKKLLSATSTLHTASLNKVMLKQDEETARLHLCAYIASERLADKHMPELSYYMDRVPLEPRKARKLMELIKQNVFQLSPVKNIQWTPSPKKRNGTSPLKNGDRFTAQDPQILRKQLFDTPTKGNSPVGDPVKNAQVVNPPSATASPSKARRKLAFEEEDEMENPVPASNQSLDTLAQLSLVANERLNNEEEEEELKKKPRSNKRSQQQQEQEQEQPAPKRRKETGRSRSEMCLLQKRYYKVTPAEIINLCNQFEIPKDVAYSILDQFMSYASYLVCPWKLACGLVLNATFVVFTERRRKDPRVDHLILEKMCGITKAPQLEDITECINLVKELIEGEKWYRDLQIKHNYYNGACFDEAISTKLGSMLQPNNILVSNEQFTSWKRKIEQDLSLKDMH from the coding sequence ATgtcaaatcatcaaatccaGAGATGTATAAGGGACATTTTGGGGAtaaatcaagaagaaaaattagatTGGTCCCAAAGTCATTTTAAAAAGCTACTAAGTGCCACTTCGACACTGCATACTGCATCTTTGAATAAGGTAATGCTGaaacaagatgaagagacTGCTAGATTACATTTATGTGCATATATTGCCTCTGAAAGATTAGCCGACAAGCATATGCCGGAGTTATCTTATTATATGGATAGAGTTCCTTTAGAACCACGAAAAGCACGTAAATTAATGGAGTTGATTAAACAGAATGTCTTCCAATTGTCTCCAGTAAAAAATATCCAATGGACGCCAAGTCCGAAGAAGAGGAATGGTACTTCtcctttgaagaatggTGATAGATTTACAGCCCAAGATCCGCAAATACTAAGAAAACAGCTTTTCGATACACCGACTAAAGGTAATAGTCCAGTGGGGGACCCAGTGAAAAATGCGCAGGTAGTGAACCCACCATCTGCCACTGCGAGTCCGTCTAAGGCTAGAAGGAAATTAgcctttgaagaagaagatgagatggagAATCCAGTTCCAGCTAGTAATCAATCACTCGATACTCTGGCACAACTTTCACTGGTTGCTAATGAAAGACTTAATAAcgaggaagaagaggaagaattgaaaaagaaaccaaGAAGTAATAAACGATCCCAGCAACAGCAGGAACAGGAGCAGGAGCAGCCAGCTCCGAAAAGGAGGAAGGAAACAGGTAGGTCACGTAGTGAAATGTGTTTATTGCAGAAGAGATATTATAAAGTGACACCAGCcgaaatcatcaatttgtgcaatcaatttgaaataccAAAAGATGTCGCCTACAGCATTTTAGATCAATTTATGAGTTACGCATCATACTTAGTATGTCCCTGGAAATTAGCATGCGGATTGGTACTAAATGCGACATTTGTCGTTTTCacagaaagaagaaggaaggATCCAAGAGTTGATCATTTAATCCTCGAGAAGATGTGTGGAATAACAAAGGCACCCcaattggaagatattACAGAATGTATAAACTTGGTTAAAGAACTcattgaaggtgaaaaatgGTACCGTGATCTACAGATAAAACATAATTACTATAATGGTGCATGCTTTGACGAAGCCATTTCGACAAAATTGGGATCTATGCTTCAACCAAATAACATCTTAGTGTCTAATGAACAATTCACGAGctggaaaaggaaaattgAACAGGATCTCTCACTAAAAGATATgcattga
- the MRP35 gene encoding mitochondrial 54S ribosomal protein bL35m (similar to uniprot|Q75D91 Ashbya gossypii ABR133W 50S ribosomal protein L35 and some similarites with YNL122C uniprot|P53921 Saccharomyces cerevisiae YNL122C Hypothetical ORF) translates to MFFNSIVGLGSRSAFASFGGFNSSSLVFTRNLMKTHKGTAKRWKKTADGFKRGKAGRNHGNVGWSRRSLKVLSGKTPAHESHIQRLRRLLPY, encoded by the coding sequence ATGTTCTTTAATTCTATCGTAGGATTGGGCTCAAGGAGTGCGTTCGCCAGTTTTGGCGGATTCAACAGTTCGTCACTTGTCTTTACtagaaatttgatgaagactCACAAGGGAACTGCTAAAAGATGGAAGAAGACTGCTGATGGATTTAAAAGAGGTAAAGCAGGTAGAAACCATGGTAATGTCGGTTGGTCTCGTAGGTCTTTAAAAGTTCTCAGTGGAAAGACTCCTGCTCACGAATCTCATATACAACGTCTAAGAAGGCTATTACCATATTAA
- a CDS encoding uncharacterized protein (similar to uniprot|P07213 Saccharomyces cerevisiae YNL121C TOM70 Translocase of Outer Mitochondrial membrane 70 kDa mitochondrial specialized import receptor of the outer membrane) yields the protein MSSDNSVAGFISRNKTAIITTAAAGTAAVGAYLYYRQLQDAAGSDDKKGESPDGTAASKKKRKNKKKKQGSSPSPSAAVSYPVDEKGEPKLDNVAEMSEEQKESWSTALKDKGNEFFKQKDYDNALKYYDYALTLKKDPVFYSNISACYVSMNQLDKVVENSTKALELKPDYSKALLRRASANESLENYPDAMFDLSVLSLNGDFGGSSIEPMLERNLNKQAMTVLKDKLGQQKNQLLPSDTALASFFGIFTPETEFANYDETSEADQKLKAGLENLYKRSSEGYQKADEFFSQAVDAYAKLREGNSDDAALKEKDAIALEHRGIFRFLKNDPLGAHEDVQKAIDLHPRVNSYIYMALIMADKGKAEEYYEFFDKAIKLDPKNAAVYYHRGQMYFITAQYEKAGQDFDKAKQLNEENIFPYIQLACLAYRENKFDDCETLFSEAKRKFATAPEVPNFFAEILADKGDLEKALKQYDIAKRLEEAVDGIHVGISPLVGKATLLARQPSVENFIEATKLLEEACAKDPRSEQGKVGLAQLKLQQEDIDDAIKLFEEAASLARTVDEKLQATTFAEAAKVQKRIRADPLVSAKIEETLAAYKAQGVI from the coding sequence ATGTCCTCTGACAATTCCGTTGCAGGATttatttcaagaaataAGACTGCTATTATCACTACTGCAGCAGCTGGTACAGCTGCCGTAGGTGCATACTTGTACTATCGCCAATTGCAAGATGCTGCAGGTTCAGATGACAAGAAAGGTGAAAGTCCAGATGGAACTGCTGcatcaaagaagaagagaaagaataagaagaagaagcaagGTTCTTCACCATCTCCATCAGCGGCCGTGTCTTATCcagttgatgaaaagggAGAGCCAAAGTTGGACAATGTAGCTGAAATGTCCGAGGAACAAAAGGAATCCTGGTCAACAGCATTGAAGGACAAAGGTaacgaatttttcaagCAAAAGGACTATGACAATGCTTTAAAATACTATGACTACGCTCTgactttgaagaaagacCCGGTGTTCTACTCCAATATCTCTGCCTGCTATGTATCAatgaatcaattggataaagtTGTGGAGAACAGTACCAAGGCTCTAGAATTAAAACCTGATTATTCAAAGGCTCTTTTGCGTAGGGCTTCCGCTAATGAAAGTTTAGAAAACTACCCTGATGCTATGTTTGACCTTTCCGTGCTATCGTTGAACGGTGACTTTGGTGgttcttcaattgaaccaatgttggaaagaaatttgaataaGCAAGCAATGACTGTTCTGAAGGATAAGTTAGGTCAAcaaaagaatcaattgttACCATCCGATACCGCTTTGGCTTCCTTCTTCGGTATCTTTACCCCAGAGACTGAATTCGCCAACTATGATGAAACCTCCGAAGCTGATCAAAAATTAAAGGCTGGTTTGGAAAACCTTTACAAGAGATCTTCTGAAGGTTACCAAAAAGCAGATGAATTCTTTAGCCAAGCTGTGGATGCTTATGCCAAACTACGCGAAGGTAATTCTGATGATGCTGCATTAAAAGAGAAGGATGCCATTGCATTGGAACACAGAGGTATCTTTAGATTCTTGAAGAACGATCCATTGGGTGCTCATGAAGATGTTCAAAAGGCTATCGATTTACATCCAAGGGTTAACTCTTACATCTACATGGCATTGATTATGGCTGACAAGGGTAAAGCTGAAGAATACTACGAATTCTTCGATAAGGCAATTAAATTGGATCCTAAAAACGCAGCTGTTTACTACCACCGTGGTCAAATGTATTTCATTACTGCTCAATACGAAAAGGCTGGTCAAGATTTTGATAAGGCAAAACAATTGAATGAAGAGAACATTTTCCCATACATTCAACTAGCATGTTTGGCTTACCGTGAAAACAAATTCGATGATTGTGAAACTTTGTTCAGTGAAGCCAAGAGAAAGTTCGCTACTGCACCTGAAGTACCCAACTTTTTTGCCGAAATTTTGGCAGACAAAGGTGATTTAGAGAAGGCCCTCAAGCAATATGATATTGCAAAGAGATTAGAAGAAGCTGTTGATGGTATTCACGTTGGTATCTCACCATTGGTGGGTAAAGCTACCCTATTGGCAAGACAACCAAGTGTGGAAAACTTTATTGAAGCAACTAAGcttttggaagaagctTGTGCTAAAGACCCTAGATCCGAGCAAGGTAAGGTCGGTTTGgctcaattgaaattacaacaagaagatATTGATGACGCTATTAAATTGTTCGAAGAAGCTGCAAGCCTTGCCAGAAccgttgatgaaaaattacaagcTACCACTTTTGCTGAAGCTGCCAAGGTTCAAAAGAGAATCAGAGCTGACCCATTGGTTAGTGCTAAGATTGAAGAGACATTGGCTGCTTACAAGGCTCAAGGTGTGATTTAA
- the COX23 gene encoding Cox23p (similar to uniprot|P38824 Saccharomyces cerevisiae YHR116W COX23 Mitochondrial intermembrane space protein that functions in mitochondrial) — protein MADGDKDNLREGNLDPQLVVEPKKVDYAPQGDSPDKFQYYPDKPESSLSRYRFAVKDASQYFDPCQESSRMSFNCLDRNNYDREMCKEYFDAYRECKKQWLRARRENRSLWE, from the coding sequence ATGGCTGACGGTGATAAGGACAATCTACGTGAAGGAAACCTTGATCCACAATTAGTAGTTGAGCCTAAGAAGGTTGACTACGCCCCACAAGGCGATTCTcctgataaatttcaatactATCCAGATAAGCCTGAATCAAGTCTCAGCAGATACAGGTTTGCCGTCAAAGATGCAAGTCAATATTTCGATCCCTGCCAAGAATCTTCACGTATGAGCTTTAATTGCCTGGATCGTAATAATTACGATAGAGAAATGTGTAAAGAATATTTCGATGCCTACAGGGAATGCAAGAAACAATGGTTAAGGGCAAGGAGAGAGAATAGATCTCTATGGGAATGA
- a CDS encoding uncharacterized protein (conserved hypothetical protein) has translation MASKESLGIFGEFEYYVTFAKDGSKYTSFQLEKSHAKQSSRASTRSDDSTLIVLDSLKSGIGRTENNDFYSIVIAPILEELNWNHNYIKTTSHDSVSQFAQSLDPLQDYEIWIISGDTTISEFCNNLPNKKITRNPLRILPLPMGTGNAWANSLGFDSPITAFRNYLNHNLKPRDIPLYRAALPNGYSIIFFMIFSLGFHANLLHACEDPKYAKMGAERFQIAAQSILESYSLDLDISLDGLRRSYAYFALINTPNLEATYKPSPRSNPLERELRLLGYSSSLGRQELVEKIMQGYQNKPNGDLPTNEDMIYKSITHDFTLVLNDSLEDSSMHKFEICCDGILLNLLDYQSPDKHKPSNEIRFQFLNDYSGFQLQVYSL, from the coding sequence ATGGCCTCGAAGGAATCGTTAGGTATATTCGGTGAATTTGAATACTACGTTACTTTTGCAAAAGATGGTTCTAAATACACTTCATTTCAGTTAGAGAAATCACATGCGAAACAAAGCAGTAGAGCTTCAACGAGGTCGGATGATTCTACACTAATAGTACTTGATTCCCTCAAATCAGGCATAGGTAGAACAGAAAATAACGATTTCTATTCGATTGTTATTGCCCCCATActggaagaattgaattggaatcaCAATTACATTAAAACCACATCACATGACTCTGTTAGCCAATTCGCCCAATCATTAGATCCATTACAAGATTATGAAATCTGGATAATTTCTGGTGATACTACCATTTCTGAATTTTGCAACAATTTGCCAAACAAGAAAATCACTAGAAATCCACTGAGGATTTTACCCCTGCCCATGGGCACTGGTAATGCATGGGCAAATTCATTGGGATTCGATTCCCCAATAACGGCATTCCGgaattatttgaatcaCAATTTAAAGCCTAGGGACATCCCACTATATAGGGCAGCATTACCCAATGGCTATTcgataatttttttcatgaTCTTCTCTTTGGGGTTCCACGCAAACTTACTCCATGCCTGTGAAGATCCTAAATATGCAAAGATGGGAGCCGAAAGGTTCCAAATTGCGGCTCAATCAATTTTAGAAAGCTATTCCTTGGATTTAGACATTAGTTTGGACGGATTGCGAAGATCATACGCATATTTTGCTCTTATCAATACTCCGAATTTAGAGGCGACTTATAAGCCTTCACCTCGCTCAAACCCGTTAGAAAGAGAACTTCGACTTTTGGGTTATTCCAGCTCTTTGGGACGTCAAGAACTAGTCGAGAAAATCATGCAAGGTTATCAGAATAAACCAAACGGGGATCTTCCCACAAATGAAGATATGATTTATAAGTCCATCACTCATGATTTTACGCTGGTTTTAAACGACTCACTGGAAGACTCATCAATGcataaatttgaaatttgctGTGATGGtatacttttgaatttgcTGGATTACCAATCACCAGATAAGCACAAACcttcaaatgaaattcGATTCCAATTTTTAAACGATTATTCCGGTTTCCAATTGCAAGTTTATTCGCTCTAA
- the MCM10 gene encoding Mcm10p (similar to uniprot|P32354 Saccharomyces cerevisiae YIL150C MCM10 Essential chromatin-associated protein involved in the initiation of DNA replication required for the association of the MCM2-7 complex with replication origins), with amino-acid sequence MRDPREVLNNDLYDVLTSEGEEENEIEAQIAEIERQKKDLLQRLNVKKTNPKPLDPNLSHIQVESSPKKVTNSVLPPTVQQQEPRGEVRNENLNELKAQSQEQIPANTTSFFIEKYSTSKRKQDYEVRAQEDLLSNRVHTFQGARRQDEYKPIPTNELEEFSNLWISKRYIPKEEQRSIFANIKILRLSKLFAKVKPPKFNEPPYSNWAVIGLISNKGEVKFTSAASPKKYFKFTLTNFQYSIDTYIFGKEGVERYYNLRVGDIIAILNPQVLPWRPSGTKAHIKSFNLRISHKFECILEIGASRDLGWCPMFNKSKNEICRAPINKDKEDCCEYHRELKFRSTNAKRVELSGTYALGAPTRIDAQPALYRGGSSQKNLNYNIITNGADGGSNKEINPLDINARHFSNRNAAKAFFDERFQNPETLRNLENKRRKLRDNRKSNILNRELKKNSELDIKHKSAEEIDEIKRTTESTMGSGMMKNLGFDPTQGKIASVFKHQRSDSDKKPLTEKDSSVASLLSFKKDNVKLKPSKEILIKQKRRRERVWKEHFGSGGDEKDDSDSDLEIVS; translated from the coding sequence ATGAGAGATCCTAGAGAGGTATTAAATAATGATCTTTACGACGTGTTAACTTCAGAGGGTGaggaggaaaatgaaatcGAAGCTCAAATAGCTGAAATTGAACGTCAGAAAAAGGACCTACTCCAAAGATTAAACGTTAAGAAAACCAATCCAAAGCCACtagatccaaatttaaGCCATATACAGGTCGAAAGTTCACCAAAAAAGGTTACCAATAGTGTTTTACCGCCAACAGTTCAACAACAGGAACCTAGAGGTGAGGTTAGgaatgaaaatttaaatgaattgaaagcTCAATCCCAGGAACAAATACCAGCCAATACTACATCCTTTTTCATCGAAAAATACTCAACCTCtaaaagaaaacaagaTTATGAAGTAAGAGCTCAAGAAGATCTGCTGAGCAATAGAGTTCATACATTCCAGGGGGCAAGAAGGCAAGATGAATATAAGCCCATTCCCACTAATGAACTAGAAGAATTTTCTAATCTATGGATTAGCAAACGGTATATTCCTAAAGAGGAACagagatcaatttttgCTAATATTAAGATACTGAGGTTGAGTAAACTTTTCGCTAAAGTTAAACCTCCAAAATTTAATGAGCCACCATATAGCAATTGGGCGGTTATTGGGCTCATCAGTAATAAAGGTGAAGTTAAATTCACATCAGCAGCATCACCtaaaaaatattttaaGTTTACTCTGACGAATTTTCAGTATAGTATAGACACTTATATCTTTGGGAAAGAAGGTGTAGAACGGTACTATAATTTACGTGTGGGTGATATCATTGCCATTTTAAATCCACAAGTTTTACCATGGAGACCGTCGGGGACCAAGGCTCAtatcaaatctttcaatttacGAATATCCCATAAGTTTGAATGTATCCTCGAGATCGGTGCTAGTCGCGATCTTGGATGGTGTCCCATGTTTaacaaatcaaagaatgaaatttGTAGGGCTCCTATAAACAAGGATAAAGAGGATTGTTGCGAGTATCATCGTGAACTCAAATTCAGAAGTACTAACGCAAAGAGAGTGGAATTAAGCGGGACTTATGCACTGGGGGCACCAACGAGAATTGATGCACAACCTGCCCTTTATCGAGGTGGATCTTCACAGAAGAATCTTAATTATAATATAATAACCAATGGAGCAGATGGTGGGTCAaataaagaaatcaatCCTCTGGATATTAACGCAAGacatttttccaatagAAATGCAGCAAAAGCATTCTTCGATGagagatttcaaaatccaGAGACTCTAAGAAACTTGGAAAATAAGAGAAGAAAGTTACGGGATAATCGTAAGTCAAACATTCTGAATCgtgaattgaagaaaaattctGAACTTGACATAAAACACAAGAGTGCCGAAGAGATTGATGAAATAAAACGTACAACTGAATCTACAATGGGTAGCGGtatgatgaaaaatcttggttTTGATCCGACGCAGGGGAAAATTGCCAGTGTTTTCAAACATCAAAGGAGTGATTCTGATAAGAAGCCATTAACTGAAAAAGATTCCAGCGTTGCATCCCTCCTAAGTTTTAAGAAGGATAACGTTAAATTGAAACCTTCCAAAGAAATATTGATTAAGCAAAAGAGACGGAGGGAAAGAGTTTGGAAAGAGCATTTCGGATCAGGCGGTGACGAAAAAGACGATTCTGATAGCGATTTAGAAATTGTCAGCTAG